The Eretmochelys imbricata isolate rEreImb1 chromosome 26, rEreImb1.hap1, whole genome shotgun sequence genome contains the following window.
agcagggggttggactagatgacctcctgaggtcccttccaaccctgatattctatgcctctatgattctatgctctgcATGGcacctggaagcagcggcatgtcccttctgcggctcctatgtgtaggggcagcccgggggttccacatgctgcccccaccccaaccgcAGCTCCCACAGCTCTcgttggctgggaaccgtggccaatgggagctgcaggggcggtgcctgtggacgaggcagcacgcagagctgcctggttgTGCCTCCAtttaggagccagagtgggggacattctgctgctgggagctgcttgggataagcgctgcccagagccggCACGGCcgactccctcccacagcccaaactcctgccctccgaacccctttgTCAcagcccggagcccacacccccagccagagccctcactctctctggcaccccaaccctcaatttcatgaacattcatggcccgccatacaatttccatactcagatgtggcccttgggccaaaacatTTGCTCAGCCCTGCTCTAGCTGATCTTCCAGCTTAAAAATCAGCAGGCATGCTAATGGGTTACATGTCAGTCATAACTGTGGACAAGGCTTGCAAGAATCTTCCTTCATATGGGGATTATTTTTCTAATTGAAAAAGATCTCTGGGCTCCTAATCCCTCCCAGTTTTACCATTTTGAAATCTCTCTGCTTTATTCACCAAAGAAATTAGCAGCTAGTGTGGTGCCTGTGGAACATTACCAGCTGGTAATGGAAGCTACAACTACTACTATGGCTCTGTTTTtgtctaatattttaaaaagaaaaagctgcaCTGTCTACAGATTGCACACATAACCTGTCtatggaatcataggactggaagggaccttgagaggtcatttcgtccagtcccctgccctcatggcaggactcagtattatctagacgagtgcttctcaaactatctgatgtgggggactggcaatttttttttccaatgtgcgtgcaGACCAGTAGCCGATGGCTCACGGACCGGCAccggtctgcggaccaccactttgagtagcactgatctagaccatccctgacaggtgtttatttaacctgctcttaaaaatcgctaatgttggagattccacaccctccttgggcaatttattccagtgcttaaccgcactgacaggaagtttttcctgatgtccaacctaaacttcccttgctgcaatttaagccctttgcttcttgtcctgtcctcggaGATTAAGGAGAGTAATTTTTCTCcgtcttccttgtaacaacctttttacatacttgaaaactgttatcctttcccccttctgtcttctccaaactaagcaaaccccattttttcagtcttccctcataggtgatgttttctaaacctgtaaccatttttgctgctcttcttgggagtttctccagtttgtccacatctttcctgaaatgtggtgcccagaactggacaaaatactccagctgATGCCTAATTAGCGTGGAATAGAGTGGAAGACAAGCATGTATTTGAGTAACCTAACTCTCCCTTTCCTAAATTCTCTCTTTCCATATATGCCTATTTGTGATTTActcttaaattgtaagctccttgagAAAGAGATTGTTTCCTCTCTATGGCCCCATTCCTACAaccatttaagcacatgcataagtgtttgcaattTCAGACCTAGCATATGCTAATATAGTACAAATAATTAGTAGTAGTAATAGTTCTTTTGAGCTTTATGAATAACTGAGCTCTTTGAGACCTTATTGCCCTCTGCTGCTTTGGTTCTGTTTGATCCTTTTCTAATAATGTCAGTTTCCCTAGGTTAATGTTGTTATATGAATTTTAACTTTTGTATTCCCTGTCTTATTTGTTAATGTAATATTAAGGTTACATATTTAGTTTCTTGCATTTAGAGATATTCATATAAccttacctgtaaaatggggatactgataCTGACCTTTattaagtgctttgaaatctgatGAAAAGCACAACATAGCATCTAGGTATTATCTATTATTAAATGCAAACAATGTGACCACAGCCCCAAAGAGTGGTATCCTAAAATGAACTTACATCCTGGCAATAACCTATGTTAGAAAATTTACAAATAAGAAACTAATCTAACAATGTTTATTCTGAGCAAGTACTAGCACTcgcaatttaaataaatggagaATGGCACATTGCTGAATGTTCTTTTAACAAAGCCTgacctctttctccccctcccgcccccacacacCTTTGCTAGTTTGCTATAACTAGCAGAGTTGGTTTCTGACTTATGACAGGTGATTTGTAATGAGCACAGTGTAAATTGCTAAGTCGATCCAGATTCCATGCTGCACTTAGTGCAGCCGGGGATGGAGAGGAACACCAAGGTAGTTGTACTTCAGGTTTGGTACCTGGATTCTAGAACTGTCCGGGGGCCCAAAGGCTGCAATAATTTGAACTTGGCTGTCCCTAGCTCAAAAGGTGGTCGAAAGCTGGGAATAGCCTTGGAATAAGGACATTCCAGCTGTGCCCCCTATGCCAGTGGCACACCGGGGGTGGCAGAGAGCTGCTTTTCCTGATGAAAAGGGAATTTCCAGATAACAGCCAGAAGGCTTGCTTCATCAAGTTTTGCATCACCAGAGCGGGGTCCAGAATCTAGTCAAAATATTCCTAGTGAGTAAAGAGAccatgtgggtgaggtaatatgttattggaccaacctctgtttgtgagagagacgagcttacAAAGAGCTTGAATATAAAAGaagttacctcacccaccttgtgtctctaatatcctgggaccgatgTGGCTGCAACACTGTATCCAAACCTAGTAAGTAACAGTTTATATTTTTACGGAAAAGATTTTATGGGGATTATTGTTCTCTGCATTTGTTTTAACATAATTCCTGATGATTTAATACTCAAAACACCTAATTCTGTGATTGGCATTATTATAACTTCCATGTAGAAAGTAATGCGGTTATTCTCAgtgcataattttaaaacatgctGGGACCCATCTGTATGTTTGCTTTACATAATAGAATGCTAGGGGTCTCCTCCTTTTCCTAATGGAAGATTACATACACATGCCTCCGTATAATTTTACTTTTCTAATCTGGAATATATTTCTCCTCCAAGATTGAATataattatttccctgcttttaAGCCCATTTTACCTTTATGGCTTGGAGATTTGACAAGTCCTTTTTTAGAGTTGTTTTCTTGGATCTGGTGTTGAGTTGTCCCTTTTGAATCAGAACCATCCTGTTCGTCAGTCTGTCTTCCTTCTGTTGGGGTAACCTCTTCAGTCTGGCTGCAGACATCTGGTGTAAAGGTGGAAGGTTGTAATTTTGGAcagaaacggggggggggggaggggaagggggggagagagaggatggCTACATTGCTGCTTTGAGACAACAAATGATCTTTTATTCCGGATGTGAAAATGGATCCAATTGccttctgtctccctccctcatACATCATGCTTTTATAGGTTCATACCTGCGTAGATTTTAAGGataaaagggaccattatgatcaccttaGTTTGACATTTTACATAACAAACCATAAATTCTCACCCAGTAACTTCTGCATGAAACCTCTAAGCTCTGTTTGTgatatagcagtggttctcaaccaggggtaggCATACCCCTTggagtacacagaggtcttctagggggtacataaactcatctagatatttgcctagtgttacaacaggctacgtaaaaagcactagcaatgtcagtacaaactaaaatttcatacaaacaatgacttgattatactgctctatatagtatacactgaaacgtaagtacaatatttatattccagttgatttattttataattatatgatataaatgagaaagtaagcaatttttcagtaatagcgtggtgtgagacttttgtatttttgtgtctgattttgtaagcaagtagtttttaagtgtaACTTGAGGGTACGAAAGACTCctgaaatcagactcctgaaaggggtacagttctcttgaaaggttgagagtcacggagctatagcatatcttttagaaaggcatccagtcttgatttaaagatttcaaatgatggagaatccaccatgtccctaagtcagttgttctaatggttaatgaGCTTAACttaaaatgtgcaccttatttctactcccaatttatctagcttcagtttccaaccaTTGAATTTTGTCATGccttttctgctagattaaagagccagcTGTCCGCTATCAGAAGTCTTTTCTATATAGGAGTTGTAAACCATGATCAAGGCATCTTCCATTTCAGTATCTCTGCCTTCCAGAATACTGTCTCCCATCTTATAGGTGTGACCCTATGTTCTTTGTTTCTACATGTTTGTGACCTTGCATTTGACTgtgttaaaacacacattgttcaAGTGAGCCCACCCTACCAAGTGATTCATGTTGGTCTACATAACTGACCTGTTCCCATCATTATTTATCATTccatcaatttttgtgtcatctgcaaactttaccagcacTGATTTTACATTTCTTTCCAGATCATAGATACAGATATTGAATATCATTTGGCTGAGAACAGATCCCCGTGAGACCCCCCACTAGAAACATCCCCCCTTTAGTTAGTGTCAGCTAATCTAGTTTCTAATCTATTTAATATGGCCCATATTTTTGTATAGTGTTAAacttttaatcagaatgtcacatgggactcAAACACATTACAGAAATTAAAGATAGTTGTGTTGACATGATATATTTTATTAACCCAACTTGTCATTTCAGACACACTATTATTTttaagatctattttccataaaaccatgttgatcaTGACCAATTATGctaccatcctttaattctttactaaCTGGATCCCATATAATTCTTTCTATGACTTTGCCTGGGATTAATGTCAGACTAACTGTCCTATAGTTATTCCTGATCATCACAGTTACCCTTTCTAAACAAGATTTGTTAAATCAATATTAATGATTCAGAGAACTCTGGCAATTCTCTAATCTTGGATGCAGGTTATCCAGTcctgatgattttaaaaatatttaatagtttCTGTTCCTACTTACTGGTGGAATAGTGAGGATGTTAACATGTCGTCTTATCACTGTAATATATTAAAACATCATTGTACTatagtagaacttcagagttacaaaccccagtgttagaaactgactggtcaaccacacacctatTTTGGAACCGGAATTACacaatcaggcagtagcagagaccataaaaaaaacccaaaacacaccgatacagtactgtgttaaacataaactactagaaaaataaaggaaaagtttaaacaaaaagatttgacaaggtaagataactgtttctgtgcttgtttcatttaaattaaatgattaaaagacgcatttttcttctgtgtagtaaagtttcaaaactttATGAAGTCAATGTttaattgtaaacttttgaaagaacaaccataacgtgttgttcagagttacgaacaacctgtCTATTCCTGCGGCGTTTGTAACTGagggttctactgtactttccCCAAACAGAATTATTATTGAATACTTTTGCCTTTTTCTGTATAGCAATTGATATCTTTACAATCCTTATCTAATTTCAGACCAATGAAATTGTTCAGATTTAAtttgttcctgatatatttaAAGAATTCCTTCTGATTGTATTTAACCCTACTGGCCATagatattcccccaccccacacacacacaaattgataCCTTTAGCTTTTATGAATTGTGTGCCGTTCCTAACTACCAATTTTAACTCGTTACTGTCAACTTCCCTGTTTGACATGTGTTCAGATGCATGTATAGGACTTTTATTACTTTGTTATTTTACAGATGCCTCATGGTAAAGATAGTTGCTTGTTTTAAAGAAATGCTGGAGAGTTCGATGATCTCAACGTTAGCAGGAGGTAAGGGAAAACCAGGAAAATTTTTAAAACAGGCACCAACCACTTCTGTGTTTAGACCGTATAGATTATAATCATGTAGTTCTAATCTCTACCAACCTTTAAATAACACAGACACCAGATGATTATTGCTTACCATTTATACAAATAGTCCCTGGGCAGCACATAGCATTACGCTTGCATCTTCGTCGTAACCCACGACAGGTAACACAGAAGGACACTTCATCTTCATGCTTGAGGCAGAATTTGCTAGCATTACAGTCCTGGTCTGTTATGCACTGTGAGCtctacaaattaaaaataactttcctCAGAAGGGGAAAATGCTGTAAATCAGCAATATTTAGAGTagcacgcacgcgcacacacacacccccctactGCCCCCTTCATTGATCAGTCCAACATGTTATTTTTGGAATAATCTTTCTTGGGTCTGGTCTATGATCTCCCATTTGATTGGGAGCTCTCGAGGACAAAGGTCTACACCTCTCTGTCCTGTATTGGGACCAGCACAGTTCTGATCTTCAGCAAGTAACAGAAACAGCATGTTAAAACTGACatgttttttaaagcagcagtTTGTGCACGTTTGTGTTTATTATATGTGTCAGTAGCGTAACTAGCCTAATGTTACACAGCAAATCACTTCCCAAATCAAGATTAGAACTCTAGCAGCCTTTGCTCACCCCATCTTGCACTCAGTGCATTTTAGAGCATAGTGCTCTGCTGAAGAGCTGATCAGTGCTGACAGGCCATCACTTGCTCTGACTTCATTTATATTTTAAGAGGGTGAAATCTTGATATCATTCCCCTTCTCCCAAAGGGacacatttttccatttttaaaatgtttccaattTAGAAATACACAACAGCTATGACTGTATTAAAATTCTGTTTGCTGGGATGGTTGATTCACCTCCAGTTATCACATAGCTGGGTCTGTTGGGGTTAGGAACATAAGTATTTTTTGTTTCCTCTAACAGTTCTAATACTTTCTGGGCCAAGCACTATTCCAAGCAATTGTAACCCttctatttaaaaactgaaattaatCATGCAATTTTTGCAGAATATTACTAATATTTTGAGATCATTTAACCCTTGAAAATTCAATTCAGGTCTCCAACTGACCCCCAGAGCTCTCACCTTTCTGGTGCCCTGCACTTCAGCTGAACTCTTGATGCTGTTGTAGTCTAGGACCAGGGCTACCAATGGGGAACAGATGCAGCTGAGCCCCAGCAGCAAGACTGCCACCATTCTTCAGGCAGGTTGATCTGGTTTCCCCCGTGAGGTCTGGTGCGCTTAGCACTGTTGTCTAATATGCTGAAGCTTGAAAACAAGCAACACAAATTCAGCAAATATGGGATATTTGTgaatctttttaaagaaaaattcttgAATAAAAGTCCTTTTCTTACATTTTACATCTCTAGCCGAAGAGGAAAATCTGTGGAGAGGAGCTCTGTCCTTCCTGGGGTATTTATAGCCAAGTTTGCTGTCCTTTCCATCCCCTCCTCTCCTCATTTCCTTCCTCTTCAGCCCACACAGACTTCAACAAATCTCTTCAAATCTGTTTGATCAATAGTTCAAAACAAGGATTCAATAAAACGAGCAAGGAGgtagggcagcagcagcagccacctctCCTCAGGGGCTGAGCCACTCCTAATTATTGCATATCAAAGTTAGTTCAAAGGGACAGTAGAGGAGCAGGATGTTTGTATCAAAGGCAGACACTGCAAATCACCTGCATTTCCTACCTTCCATAATCCCTttgcaaaatttttttttctaagatCTGTTTTGACAGCTAATTGTGCTCCAAGAAAGAGTGATTCATGTTGGCCAGTCTGCCAGTTAC
Protein-coding sequences here:
- the DKK4 gene encoding dickkopf-related protein 4, with the protein product MVAVLLLGLSCICSPLVALVLDYNSIKSSAEVQGTRKSSQCITDQDCNASKFCLKHEDEVSFCVTCRGLRRRCKRNAMCCPGTICINDVCSQTEEVTPTEGRQTDEQDGSDSKGTTQHQIQENNSKKGLVKSPSHKGQEGKSCLRTSDCAFGLCCARHFWTKICKPVLREGLVCSRRGHKDVAQGPEIFQRCDCGPGLSCRPPLTRLPQRSRLNICQRS